Proteins co-encoded in one Natrarchaeobius halalkaliphilus genomic window:
- a CDS encoding protein-L-isoaspartate O-methyltransferase family protein, producing MDAAVLREDMVDGLESPPREVLTDETVAIAMRDVPRHVFVGDERTAYADREHEILGTRVLAPKTTARLLQALSIEEGESSVLIVGVGVGYTAAIAAELAGSRNVHAVDIARPLVFEARANLHEAGYDEVLVDRRDGADGLPEYAPFDRILLEAAAVEPPRALLEQLSDDGRLVFPRGTHRQRLEAVSPDGGRERFGSVSFDPLLVEGEQPGAVERNRTAREDREHARRHARSRRGWEQEWVQWEETIDS from the coding sequence ATGGACGCAGCGGTACTGCGAGAGGACATGGTCGACGGCCTCGAGTCCCCGCCGCGGGAGGTGTTGACCGACGAGACCGTCGCCATCGCGATGCGCGACGTGCCCCGTCACGTGTTCGTGGGCGACGAGCGAACGGCCTACGCCGACCGCGAGCACGAAATCCTCGGAACGCGCGTCCTCGCGCCCAAAACCACCGCCAGGTTGCTCCAGGCGCTGTCGATCGAGGAGGGCGAGAGTTCGGTGCTGATCGTCGGCGTCGGCGTCGGCTACACCGCGGCGATCGCCGCCGAACTCGCGGGTTCGCGAAACGTCCACGCCGTCGACATCGCCCGGCCGCTCGTCTTCGAAGCCAGGGCGAACCTCCACGAGGCCGGCTACGACGAGGTTCTCGTCGACCGTCGCGACGGGGCCGACGGACTGCCCGAGTACGCACCGTTCGATCGGATCCTGCTCGAGGCTGCCGCCGTCGAACCGCCACGGGCGCTGCTCGAGCAACTGTCGGACGACGGCCGCCTGGTGTTTCCGCGAGGGACACACCGCCAGCGCCTCGAGGCGGTTTCTCCGGACGGAGGCCGTGAGCGGTTCGGCTCGGTTTCGTTCGATCCGTTGCTCGTCGAGGGCGAACAGCCGGGTGCCGTCGAACGAAACCGGACGGCCCGTGAGGACCGCGAACACGCCCGTCGCCACGCACGGTCGAGACGCGGCTGGGAACAGGAGTGGGTCCAGTGGGAGGAAACGATCGATTCGTAG
- a CDS encoding ABC transporter ATP-binding protein, giving the protein MPAMTVDSLTKSYGRTLALSELSFEVKEGEVFGFLGPNGAGKSTTINVILDFIRPTAGRVSVLGMDAQKRSREIRARTGVLPEGVETYDRLTAREHLEFAIDSKGVDEDPETHLERVGLHDAIDKKAGGYSKGMSQRLMLAMALVGEPELLILDEPSTGLDPNGAREMRRIVREENERGATVFFSSHIMEQVEAVCDRVGILREGEMVAVDSVEGLRDSVSGGESLRVTVDRIDDDAVQAVRSLPDVSSASVDGDAPPTIVVQVDGSKTAVLSELEDRGIDVQDFSTTEASLDDVFRSYTTDREVEAR; this is encoded by the coding sequence ATGCCCGCTATGACAGTCGACAGTCTGACCAAGTCCTACGGTCGGACGCTCGCGCTCTCCGAACTCTCCTTCGAGGTGAAAGAGGGGGAAGTGTTCGGGTTTCTCGGCCCGAACGGTGCCGGAAAGTCGACGACGATCAACGTCATCCTGGATTTTATCCGACCGACGGCCGGCCGAGTGTCGGTGCTCGGAATGGACGCCCAGAAACGCAGTCGTGAGATCCGGGCTCGAACCGGCGTTCTCCCCGAAGGCGTCGAAACGTACGACCGCCTCACCGCCAGAGAGCACCTCGAGTTCGCGATCGACTCGAAAGGGGTCGACGAGGATCCCGAAACCCACCTGGAACGGGTCGGCCTGCACGACGCGATCGACAAGAAAGCCGGCGGCTACTCGAAGGGGATGTCCCAGCGACTCATGCTCGCGATGGCACTCGTCGGTGAACCCGAACTGTTGATTCTGGACGAACCCTCGACGGGACTCGACCCGAACGGCGCACGCGAGATGCGCCGAATCGTCCGCGAGGAGAACGAACGCGGCGCGACCGTCTTCTTCTCGAGTCACATCATGGAACAGGTCGAAGCGGTCTGTGACCGCGTCGGTATCCTCCGCGAGGGCGAGATGGTGGCCGTCGACTCCGTCGAGGGGCTTCGCGACTCCGTCAGCGGCGGCGAGAGCCTCCGAGTGACGGTCGATCGGATCGACGACGACGCGGTTCAGGCGGTCCGGTCGCTGCCCGACGTCTCGAGTGCGTCCGTCGACGGCGACGCGCCGCCGACGATCGTCGTTCAGGTCGACGGCTCGAAGACGGCGGTCCTGTCCGAACTCGAAGATCGCGGGATCGACGTACAGGACTTCTCGACGACCGAGGCGTCGCTCGACGACGTCTTCCGGTCGTACACCACGGACCGGGAGGTGGAAGCGCGATGA
- a CDS encoding FIST signal transduction protein, which yields MSTSVSTALVTDSEGNPGKRAATEAVAQLPGERVDFCQVFCPVEHDFERVLGGIRDVIGSDANLIGCSANGSFTQDAVGSGVAVGLVTSDTLSFYTGLGTGLRENVSRAVREAIGNLPEQVNDHPYAAAITLHDGLSGVGEKLALISQQKLGPEVSIAGGSAADDHQLEATYVFHDDEVVEDGVVMGLIGAQQRPVVAVEHGHEPLSEPVEVTRADGPIVHELDGDPAFEVWKDAVRETVSEEFDVRIDDLDASETLLQEILCEFEFGIDQGSQYKMRWPWIEDENGAMHFAVDIPDGTVLRVMHGRPDAQIESAGETVRRALQDAGDVTMAGGFIYDCACRGIVLGDEFETAVEEMARELSVPFVGFETYGEICMGPGQFSGYHNTTTVALLLPE from the coding sequence ATGTCCACATCCGTTAGTACAGCACTGGTAACTGACTCGGAAGGAAATCCGGGTAAACGAGCGGCGACAGAAGCCGTGGCACAACTTCCGGGGGAACGGGTGGACTTCTGCCAGGTCTTCTGTCCGGTCGAACACGATTTCGAGCGGGTTCTCGGGGGAATCCGTGACGTCATCGGATCCGATGCGAACCTGATCGGCTGTTCGGCCAACGGCTCGTTCACCCAGGATGCCGTCGGAAGCGGTGTCGCCGTCGGACTCGTGACGAGCGATACGCTCTCGTTTTACACCGGTCTCGGGACCGGCCTCCGCGAAAACGTCTCTCGAGCCGTCCGCGAGGCGATCGGGAACCTGCCGGAGCAGGTCAACGACCATCCGTACGCGGCGGCGATCACCCTCCACGACGGGCTCAGCGGCGTCGGGGAGAAACTCGCACTGATCAGCCAGCAGAAACTCGGGCCCGAAGTATCGATCGCCGGAGGCTCCGCCGCCGACGACCACCAGCTCGAGGCGACGTACGTCTTCCACGACGACGAGGTCGTCGAAGACGGGGTCGTGATGGGACTGATCGGCGCACAGCAGCGCCCGGTCGTCGCGGTCGAACACGGCCACGAGCCGCTGTCGGAGCCGGTCGAGGTGACGCGTGCCGACGGGCCGATCGTCCACGAACTGGATGGTGACCCCGCCTTCGAGGTCTGGAAGGACGCCGTTCGCGAGACCGTCTCCGAGGAGTTCGACGTTCGGATCGACGATCTCGACGCAAGCGAGACGCTCCTTCAGGAGATCCTCTGTGAGTTCGAGTTCGGCATCGACCAGGGAAGCCAGTACAAGATGCGCTGGCCCTGGATCGAGGACGAAAACGGAGCCATGCACTTCGCCGTCGACATTCCCGACGGAACGGTGTTGCGGGTGATGCACGGCCGGCCCGATGCCCAGATCGAATCGGCGGGCGAGACGGTCCGTCGTGCGCTTCAGGATGCCGGCGACGTGACGATGGCTGGCGGATTCATCTATGACTGTGCCTGTCGTGGCATCGTCCTCGGAGACGAGTTCGAAACCGCCGTCGAGGAGATGGCACGCGAGCTCTCGGTGCCGTTCGTCGGCTTCGAAACCTACGGCGAGATCTGTATGGGTCCCGGCCAGTTCAGCGGCTATCACAACACGACGACCGTTGCCCTCCTCCTCCCGGAGTAA
- a CDS encoding bacterio-opsin activator domain-containing protein, protein MKNSIAVLVVDNEPGFAKLAGEMLERQRKEIVAEPTTSATRALEILEGREIDCIVSDYEMPEMSGIELLERVRTVDADLPFILFTGRGSEEVASEAIAAGVTQYLQKETGNEQYTLLANQVTNAVRQYRTEAELQASKRRYERTLATVHETTRNLMRAETKDEIYRETVDTAADILDVAIAAAYSFDPTDGVLKHAASTESTRQFLDPTTTFGRGDGHVWDVFSEGDSAYFDDTNETSMGEDALAAEALSRSELIVPLEAHGVLLAGTEDVDGFDETMTELFHILAANAEAALDRAEREELLREHDRTLARQNEELTRLNHINEVIREINHGVAQASTRTEIERTVCERLADTERYRFAWITASEDDPPEPTEWAGIDATYIDHVRADGELAPEAELVRETLRREEIVVLSDVLEADGWDRRRTEALTYGYQTVLSVPLVDGERRYGVLLVHVSGVDSISESEREVFAELGETIGHAIRSVERTRAILTESRLELELEMRDARVLFNRLSTLAEGPITLEGIIDQGGDIVAFVSVPPTAELTGLEESQASIETVSVVSEGDDETLYEVTLASTPLLSVLRAYEVRLRAATAENGVATIVLELPQHVEARAVIESIRDEHPETELLARRETTNTRSTKRLDSRLEDRLTDKQFEALQAAHYSGFFEWPRESTGEDIAAALDVSAPTYHYHLRAAERKLATLVFDTNSK, encoded by the coding sequence ATGAAGAACTCGATCGCCGTTCTCGTCGTCGACAACGAACCCGGCTTCGCGAAACTCGCCGGCGAAATGCTCGAGCGCCAGCGCAAGGAGATCGTCGCGGAGCCGACGACCAGTGCCACACGAGCGCTCGAGATACTCGAGGGGCGAGAGATCGACTGCATCGTCAGCGATTACGAGATGCCCGAGATGAGCGGGATCGAGTTGCTCGAGCGCGTTCGAACGGTCGACGCCGACCTTCCGTTTATCCTCTTTACGGGCAGGGGTTCGGAGGAGGTCGCAAGCGAGGCGATCGCGGCGGGCGTGACCCAGTATCTCCAGAAGGAGACGGGCAACGAACAGTATACGCTGCTGGCAAATCAGGTGACGAACGCCGTTCGCCAGTATCGCACCGAGGCGGAGTTACAGGCGAGTAAACGGCGCTACGAACGGACGCTCGCGACCGTCCACGAGACGACCAGGAACCTGATGCGAGCCGAAACGAAAGACGAGATCTATCGAGAGACGGTCGACACCGCTGCCGATATCCTCGACGTCGCCATCGCGGCCGCGTACTCGTTCGATCCGACCGATGGCGTCCTCAAACACGCCGCGTCGACCGAGTCTACACGGCAGTTCCTCGACCCGACGACGACGTTCGGTCGAGGGGACGGCCACGTCTGGGACGTCTTCTCGGAGGGAGACAGTGCCTATTTCGACGACACGAACGAGACGTCGATGGGCGAGGACGCACTGGCGGCCGAGGCGCTGAGCCGGAGCGAGCTGATCGTTCCGCTCGAAGCACACGGCGTATTACTCGCGGGAACGGAGGACGTCGACGGTTTCGACGAGACGATGACGGAGCTGTTTCACATCCTCGCGGCGAACGCCGAAGCGGCCCTGGATCGTGCAGAGCGGGAGGAGCTGCTCCGCGAGCACGACCGGACGCTCGCTCGACAGAACGAGGAGCTGACGAGACTCAACCACATCAACGAGGTGATCCGCGAGATCAACCACGGCGTCGCCCAGGCCTCGACGCGGACGGAGATCGAGCGGACGGTCTGTGAGCGGCTCGCGGACACCGAGCGATACCGATTCGCCTGGATCACCGCGAGCGAGGACGATCCGCCCGAGCCGACCGAGTGGGCCGGAATCGACGCGACGTACATCGATCACGTTCGCGCAGACGGGGAGCTGGCACCCGAAGCCGAGCTGGTACGCGAGACGCTCCGACGAGAGGAGATCGTCGTACTCTCCGACGTCCTCGAGGCCGACGGCTGGGATCGACGACGGACGGAGGCGCTCACATACGGCTATCAAACGGTGCTTTCAGTTCCTCTCGTCGACGGTGAACGCCGGTACGGCGTCCTGCTCGTTCACGTCAGCGGCGTCGATTCGATCAGCGAGAGCGAACGCGAGGTGTTTGCCGAACTCGGTGAGACGATCGGACACGCGATCCGAAGCGTCGAGCGAACCCGGGCGATACTCACCGAGAGCCGACTCGAACTCGAACTCGAGATGCGCGACGCCAGGGTCCTGTTCAACCGTCTCTCGACGCTGGCCGAGGGTCCGATAACGCTCGAGGGAATCATCGATCAGGGTGGCGATATCGTCGCGTTCGTCAGCGTTCCACCGACCGCGGAGTTGACTGGACTCGAGGAGAGTCAGGCGTCCATCGAGACGGTTTCCGTCGTCTCCGAGGGCGACGACGAAACGCTGTACGAAGTAACGCTCGCGTCGACGCCGTTGCTGAGCGTTCTCCGGGCGTACGAAGTGCGTTTGCGAGCGGCCACGGCCGAAAACGGCGTCGCGACCATCGTTCTCGAGCTTCCACAGCACGTCGAAGCACGGGCAGTAATCGAATCTATCAGGGACGAACACCCGGAGACGGAACTGCTCGCACGGCGTGAGACGACCAACACTCGTTCGACGAAACGCCTCGACTCCCGGCTCGAGGACAGACTCACCGACAAACAGTTCGAAGCGCTACAGGCAGCCCACTACAGCGGGTTTTTCGAGTGGCCTCGCGAAAGTACGGGCGAGGACATCGCGGCAGCACTCGACGTGTCGGCTCCCACCTACCACTACCATCTCCGTGCGGCCGAGCGAAAGCTCGCGACGCTGGTGTTCGACACCAATTCTAAATAA
- a CDS encoding class I SAM-dependent methyltransferase has translation MSDDDFPSESPSVRDVVGRTDGETALAAVVEKPRTETAIESLRAEGVYDDSRRVRETESGTIALPVTEPPSETPVLEVVRQLDPEVRLTDVEDVLGARGWSTDDLATVPSSWAVIGSVVMVSVPADCPDELELADALLEVHGEADSVLADEGIANDGVAGTHREPRTRLLAGDPDTETVHTEHGTRYGLDPAAVMFSPGNQAERARMGDVCEPGERVFDMFAGIGYFTLPLVRAGADVTATEINPTAFRYLVENAMLNDVSERVDAYMSDCREIAADVEADRVVMGYYGRSTEAAPPEDECGRGGGTRSDEAAEFLPAALEALVPGGLVHYHEATPEPRLWDRPLERLESAADTAERELTVLDRRRVKSHSAGVAHVVVDARFE, from the coding sequence ATGTCTGACGACGATTTCCCGAGCGAGTCACCGTCCGTCCGCGACGTCGTCGGGCGGACCGACGGCGAGACGGCGCTGGCCGCAGTCGTGGAGAAACCTCGCACGGAGACGGCCATCGAATCGCTGCGCGCCGAAGGCGTCTACGACGACTCGAGGCGCGTTCGCGAGACCGAGTCGGGAACGATCGCGCTGCCGGTGACGGAGCCGCCATCGGAGACGCCGGTACTCGAGGTGGTTCGTCAGCTCGACCCCGAGGTGCGACTCACCGACGTCGAGGACGTTCTCGGAGCGCGCGGGTGGAGTACCGACGACCTCGCGACGGTCCCGAGTTCGTGGGCCGTCATCGGCTCGGTCGTGATGGTCTCGGTTCCAGCGGACTGTCCCGACGAACTCGAGCTGGCCGATGCGTTACTCGAGGTTCACGGCGAGGCCGACAGCGTCCTGGCCGACGAGGGGATCGCAAACGATGGTGTGGCGGGGACCCATCGTGAACCGAGGACGCGACTGCTCGCCGGCGATCCGGACACTGAGACGGTCCACACGGAACACGGGACGCGGTACGGACTCGATCCTGCGGCGGTGATGTTTTCGCCCGGAAACCAGGCCGAACGCGCTCGGATGGGGGACGTCTGCGAGCCGGGAGAGCGGGTGTTCGACATGTTCGCCGGCATCGGTTACTTCACCCTGCCGCTCGTCCGGGCCGGCGCGGACGTCACTGCGACCGAGATCAATCCGACCGCGTTTCGCTATCTCGTCGAGAACGCGATGTTGAACGACGTCAGCGAGCGCGTCGACGCCTACATGTCCGACTGTCGGGAGATCGCAGCCGACGTCGAGGCCGATCGGGTCGTGATGGGCTATTACGGGCGCTCGACGGAGGCGGCCCCCCCAGAGGACGAGTGTGGACGGGGAGGCGGAACGCGATCCGACGAGGCCGCCGAGTTTCTCCCGGCTGCGCTCGAGGCGCTGGTCCCAGGCGGCCTCGTCCACTATCACGAGGCGACGCCGGAACCCCGTCTCTGGGATCGGCCGCTCGAGCGCCTCGAGAGCGCGGCTGACACAGCCGAACGTGAGCTGACGGTGCTCGATAGGCGGCGGGTCAAAAGTCACAGTGCCGGCGTCGCTCACGTCGTCGTCGACGCCCGGTTCGAGTGA
- a CDS encoding HVO_0476 family zinc finger protein: MSEIPDRVPTACPSCSPDLETVHEVLTTGGGTITVRCSECAHVHKVQPEREREVTLDVVVSQEGESFAANVTTPEDETVSVGDEFILETDEVLSTVRVTSVELDQQRRRDEAAATDIETVWTREVDNVAVNVTVHPKDGSRDDSRGITVHVPGDYEFEVGAIESFGDDEFEIDAVVVRDATTGYHRDRYEERGDMVLAKDVKRVYAYDQTSSAWSAW, encoded by the coding sequence ATGAGTGAAATACCGGATCGGGTTCCGACCGCCTGTCCGTCGTGTTCGCCGGACCTCGAGACGGTCCACGAGGTGTTGACGACCGGCGGTGGAACCATCACCGTCCGCTGTAGCGAGTGTGCACACGTCCACAAAGTGCAGCCGGAGCGCGAGCGGGAGGTGACCCTCGACGTCGTCGTCTCTCAGGAGGGAGAATCGTTCGCGGCCAACGTCACCACGCCGGAAGACGAGACCGTCTCGGTTGGCGACGAGTTCATCCTCGAGACCGACGAGGTGCTCTCGACGGTCCGGGTCACCAGCGTCGAACTCGACCAGCAGCGGCGCAGGGACGAAGCCGCCGCGACGGACATCGAGACGGTCTGGACGCGCGAGGTCGACAACGTCGCGGTCAACGTCACCGTTCACCCGAAAGACGGCTCGCGAGACGATAGCCGGGGGATAACGGTTCACGTCCCCGGCGATTACGAGTTCGAAGTCGGCGCGATCGAGAGCTTCGGAGACGACGAGTTCGAAATCGACGCCGTCGTCGTTCGCGACGCCACCACGGGCTATCACCGCGACCGGTACGAAGAGCGCGGAGACATGGTCCTCGCAAAGGACGTAAAGCGAGTCTACGCCTACGACCAGACCTCGAGTGCCTGGTCTGCCTGGTAA
- a CDS encoding ABC transporter permease, giving the protein MSSVDVESVRAIATKDFRDSIRSWVFWGLSVFFFTLLVTVTGFLAYFGEDIAAQGATTAALVGYVSEITRLVIPLIALILGWKAIAGERESGSIKVLLSLPHSRTDVILGKLIGRSTVLSVSLLIGFTLAGAIVAAMLGSFDVTDYAGLLAVSILYGIAYTSIAIAVSSLTRSTTIAGAAVFAVFVLFYIVWDAVVGAVSLLMALDYLPQGENTAQAVLFYQSLDPGTAYTSVLSLVTSVAEMDGQTVAMLETMFDAVPFYLTDWFALVVLLFWIVVPTAVAVYRFDRVDL; this is encoded by the coding sequence ATGAGTTCGGTCGACGTAGAAAGCGTCCGGGCAATCGCGACCAAGGATTTCCGAGATTCGATCCGATCGTGGGTGTTCTGGGGACTGAGCGTCTTCTTTTTCACGCTGCTCGTCACCGTCACCGGATTTCTCGCGTACTTCGGTGAAGACATCGCAGCACAGGGTGCAACGACGGCGGCGCTCGTGGGCTACGTCAGCGAAATCACCCGGCTCGTGATTCCCCTGATCGCCCTGATACTGGGGTGGAAAGCCATCGCGGGCGAACGCGAGTCGGGGAGCATCAAGGTCTTGCTTTCGCTCCCGCACTCACGGACTGACGTCATCCTCGGAAAACTGATCGGTCGGTCGACGGTTCTGTCCGTCTCGTTGCTCATCGGCTTTACACTCGCTGGCGCGATCGTCGCTGCGATGCTCGGAAGCTTCGACGTGACGGACTACGCCGGCCTGCTCGCGGTATCGATCCTCTACGGCATCGCCTACACCTCCATCGCCATCGCCGTCTCGTCGCTGACGCGGTCGACGACGATCGCCGGGGCCGCCGTTTTCGCCGTATTCGTCCTGTTCTACATCGTCTGGGACGCCGTCGTCGGCGCCGTATCCCTCCTGATGGCTCTCGACTACCTCCCACAGGGGGAGAACACGGCCCAGGCCGTCCTCTTCTACCAGAGTCTCGATCCCGGAACGGCCTACACGTCCGTTCTCTCGCTGGTCACCTCCGTCGCCGAGATGGACGGCCAGACCGTCGCCATGCTCGAGACGATGTTCGACGCCGTTCCGTTCTACCTGACGGACTGGTTCGCACTCGTAGTGTTGCTGTTCTGGATCGTCGTTCCGACGGCGGTCGCCGTCTATCGGTTCGATCGGGTCGATCTCTAG
- a CDS encoding DUF7322 domain-containing protein translates to MLDLDPLLDEDEPTGDLQDPVRKIDSETLLAFMFAVLFAHIGLFATSLGLMLIGFRGRWVVGSAVVVVGALGLVLTVAVYRRYRSKSDA, encoded by the coding sequence GTGTTGGACCTGGACCCGCTGCTGGACGAAGACGAGCCGACGGGGGACCTCCAGGACCCGGTTCGGAAGATCGATTCCGAAACTCTGTTGGCGTTCATGTTCGCCGTCCTGTTCGCACACATCGGACTGTTCGCGACCAGCCTCGGGCTGATGCTGATCGGGTTCCGAGGACGGTGGGTCGTCGGGAGTGCGGTCGTCGTCGTCGGCGCTCTCGGGCTGGTCCTGACGGTCGCGGTGTACCGACGGTACCGGTCGAAATCCGACGCGTGA
- the ligA gene encoding NAD-dependent DNA ligase LigA — protein MPAADEPDENPYLRDPPTAFEPVEELSDADATRRVVLLREAIREHDRRYYVENDPVIADRRYDALFERLIELEDAFDLSHPESPTRRVGGEPLEAFETVEHVAPMLSIDQSGEAVDVREFDERVRRELRESGHAGDVDYVCEPKFDGVSMAFVYEDGRLERAVTRGDGREGDDVTRNARTIGSVPQKLHGEHPDFLAVRGEVYMPRDAFQDHNRARIERGEEPFANPRNATAGTIRQLDPSIVADRPLEVFYFDVLAASHLEETHREELERLREYGLRVTDHVAVVDDVAAAIDYRDDVLAERDELPFEVDGVVIKVDDRDAREELGRTARHDRWAFAYKFPARAEVTPIVDVAVQIGRTGRVTPVALLEPVDVGGVTVSRASLHNPEEIAETNVNVGDTVRVQRAGDVIPYVEAVVEKASDGHYELPENCPVCESAIERDGPMAFCTGGLACDAQLRRSIEYYAGDAGLDLEGLGETSVRQLVDAGLLESIADLYELELEELTALSGWGETSAENLLGEIEASREPPLSDFLSALGIPHVGPTTARELAREFGTFAAFREAAESAPDRLEDVDEVGETVAETIHEFFASEANAAAVEDVLAYVSPQALEADDGGDELDGLTFVFTGSLEAGTRSEARELVESHGANATGSVSGNTDYLVVGTNPGQTKRDDAEDDDVPILEEGEFRRLLSEAGVDPETASDDSR, from the coding sequence ATGCCAGCCGCCGATGAGCCCGACGAGAACCCGTACCTTCGCGATCCCCCGACAGCGTTCGAGCCGGTCGAAGAGCTTTCCGACGCCGATGCGACGCGACGGGTCGTATTACTCCGCGAGGCGATCCGCGAGCACGATCGTCGGTACTACGTCGAGAACGATCCGGTCATCGCTGATCGGCGCTACGACGCACTCTTCGAGCGGTTGATCGAGCTCGAGGACGCGTTCGATCTCAGCCACCCCGAGAGCCCGACCAGACGCGTCGGCGGCGAGCCGCTCGAGGCGTTCGAGACGGTCGAACACGTCGCCCCGATGCTCTCGATCGACCAGAGCGGCGAGGCCGTGGACGTCCGCGAGTTCGACGAGCGCGTCCGCCGGGAGCTGCGCGAAAGCGGGCACGCTGGCGACGTCGACTACGTCTGTGAACCCAAGTTCGACGGCGTCTCGATGGCGTTCGTCTACGAGGACGGCCGACTCGAGCGGGCCGTCACTCGCGGCGACGGGCGCGAGGGTGACGACGTGACCCGGAACGCGCGGACCATCGGCTCGGTTCCACAGAAACTCCACGGCGAGCATCCCGATTTCCTCGCCGTCCGCGGCGAGGTCTACATGCCCAGGGACGCCTTTCAGGACCACAACCGCGCGCGGATCGAACGCGGCGAAGAGCCCTTCGCGAACCCGCGAAACGCGACCGCCGGCACCATCCGTCAGCTCGATCCCTCGATCGTCGCCGACCGGCCGCTCGAGGTGTTTTACTTCGACGTACTCGCGGCGAGTCACCTGGAAGAGACCCACCGCGAGGAACTCGAGCGGTTACGGGAGTACGGTTTGCGGGTCACCGACCACGTCGCCGTCGTCGACGACGTCGCCGCCGCCATCGACTACCGCGACGACGTGCTCGCAGAACGCGACGAGCTCCCCTTCGAGGTCGACGGTGTCGTGATCAAAGTCGACGACCGCGACGCCCGCGAGGAGCTGGGTCGAACGGCGCGCCACGACCGCTGGGCGTTCGCCTACAAGTTCCCGGCCCGCGCGGAGGTCACGCCGATCGTCGACGTCGCGGTCCAGATCGGCCGAACCGGGCGGGTGACGCCCGTTGCACTGCTCGAGCCGGTCGACGTCGGCGGCGTCACCGTCTCGCGAGCCAGCCTGCACAACCCCGAGGAGATCGCGGAGACGAACGTCAACGTCGGTGACACCGTCCGCGTCCAGCGTGCGGGAGACGTCATCCCCTACGTCGAAGCGGTCGTCGAGAAGGCGAGCGATGGTCACTACGAACTCCCAGAGAACTGTCCCGTCTGTGAAAGCGCGATCGAACGAGACGGGCCGATGGCGTTCTGTACCGGGGGCCTGGCCTGTGACGCACAGCTCCGGCGCTCCATCGAGTACTACGCGGGCGACGCCGGTCTCGATCTCGAGGGATTGGGCGAAACGAGCGTCCGCCAGCTCGTCGACGCCGGCCTCCTCGAGTCGATCGCTGACCTCTACGAACTCGAACTCGAGGAACTGACCGCGCTCTCCGGCTGGGGCGAGACGAGCGCCGAGAACCTGCTCGGTGAGATCGAGGCGAGCCGCGAGCCGCCCCTTTCTGACTTCCTCTCGGCGCTCGGTATCCCCCACGTCGGGCCGACGACGGCGCGCGAACTCGCACGCGAGTTCGGAACGTTCGCCGCGTTCAGGGAGGCCGCCGAGTCCGCACCGGACCGACTCGAGGACGTCGACGAGGTAGGCGAGACCGTCGCCGAGACGATCCACGAGTTCTTCGCCAGCGAGGCCAACGCGGCGGCGGTCGAGGACGTACTCGCATACGTCTCCCCGCAGGCGCTCGAAGCGGACGACGGCGGCGACGAACTCGACGGTCTGACGTTCGTCTTCACCGGTTCGCTCGAGGCCGGCACCCGGAGCGAAGCACGGGAACTGGTCGAATCCCACGGCGCGAACGCGACCGGAAGCGTCTCCGGGAACACGGATTATCTCGTGGTCGGGACGAACCCGGGTCAGACCAAACGCGACGACGCCGAGGACGACGACGTCCCGATTTTAGAGGAAGGGGAGTTTCGACGGCTGCTTTCCGAGGCGGGAGTGGATCCCGAGACGGCGTCGGACGACTCCCGCTAG